The genomic interval AGCCATTAAGGTAATTGCTGAGATTAACCGCTTTGTTCATCAAAATCATAATATGGATATTCCTCAAAAAATCAGAGAAATCTCCGTAAATATCGATAAACTAAGATTATTACAAACAGCACTGAAAGATGCTCAAAAAATTTCCGCAACCTATCTTAAATCCATTCAAATGCCACCTGAGGAAATGCAGGAAGCTTTTTTGCTATGTAAGAAACCCAATGATATGCCAAATCCCATTTTCGATTATTATCATGCACAAATTCTTGCTACCTCGGCGCGGCTAATTAAGCACCAAACTCCAGAAAAAAAGCAGGTTGCGGAGGACATGCAAAAAGAATCTAAGGAATTATTTGAGAGAATACTCCATGGAGAATATGACCTCACACTTAAACCATTGCAATTCTATGCACAAGGGCTTTATTACGAAGACAATCAGATTGAAAACGCTAAAATTCCTCCACAAAAATATTACCAAAAAGCGGCGCAATCAGGGTGTTATCTGGCCTATTATCATCTCGCTAATATTGCACACTTAAGTGAAGAAGAAAAAGGCAAAGTAGAGCATTACTATAAACTGGGTTCAAATGCAGGTGATCCTGCATGTCAACTTGCTTATTACCGTAGATGCTTACTACCTGAATTACAAAAGGCTATAACTGAAAAAGATACTCGACAAATTTGCGCCATTGCTGACAAGTCCCATGACCTTTTGCAATTAATACAGAGCAATCCGCATACACTAAATAGCGCCCTACCTTTTTTAGAAACACATTTGAAGGATTTAAAGGAGACGCTCTCCAAATACGGGGAAAATTTAGAAATTTTAACTTCTAAATATTGGCAATCAGTGCCCATAACAGAGATTAATCCAGATTTTTTAAATGCAATTCAGCGCTATGAGACCATCTCCTCTGATGATCTTCACAATCGATTAAAAATATTACAAGAAATAAAGCAAACATGTAACCATATTTTTATGAATAAAGAACAATATAAACCGAAAGTGCTCGAAGAAGTAGATAAACTGTATACACAATTAGCCGATGTTATTTATATTACCAGCAAAAAAAACTACCAAATTCAATTAAAAAATATTGCTGCAAGGACACCCAAAGAACGGCTAATCGATATTTTTCATTTTATGAAACAACCTGGACACATGGATAACAAATACTTTATCGAACTCTCAGATCCCATTCACAGAAAACCAGAGCTTTTTTCAACCTGGATGGATACACCTGGCGCACCAAGCTATTTTAAGTGGTTAGCCAGTTTCGACAGCTTTGATCATCAAAATGTTCAACAAATTATTTATCTTGACGAAGAACAACGCCAAAAATTTGAGGCTACCATCATTAATGGACAAGTTTATAATAAAAAAACAGATTCTTTGATTCAGGACGGTCATTATCTTCTTGCTATTACTCCATCCAGACAGATCTATATTGCCTCCGAAGATCAAGAAAGCAGTAGAAGCATGCTGTTTCATCATTCGTCGTTCAATGCAGGAAATCATCTGATGTTTGCAGGAGAAGTGGATCTCCAAGGAGGTAAAATAGTTAAAATTAACAATTACAGCGGCCATTATCTCCCAGAAATTAATGCTTTGTATCGTGCTGTACTTTTATTTAAAAACAATAATGCATTTGATCAAAATTTTCGAATTGGATATCTTGGAAATGCAATTCCTGATAATTTTAGTATGAATCAAAATGAGTTGCGGCTCGATGAATTTCGTCTGCTCGCGATCACATCGATGATGAAGCAACGCCATACTTCAGCCAACGACAACAGCAAGCCTGCGCCAATGCAAACCAATTCAAATAACAATACCATCCAGCAACCAGTCACGCAGGATTTTTTTAAAAAAATTGAAAAATCCATTGTGAATTATTTAATAGCGGAGTCTAGAATCGCCGAACGTATAGATACCATTTTAAGCAACAATTACCAACATACTTTTTTTGGTCATAAAACCATACAAATGAATCAAAAAAATATTGTTTTACCCAAAGATCTGGCAAAAGAATATCAACAGTTACATCAAATCATGAGTGATGGTAACTGGTTAAATTATCCCCCCTTTACGGCTGAAGATATCAAAAAATCAGAGGAAGATCTCACACCCAAAAAAGTGGCCACACACAGCAAAATAGATTTTTAAAACCGGTTACAATCCTTTATTAATGGAGAAAAAGAAAACGTATCTGAGAGCCCATCCGATAAATACTCCTCTACCTCATGAGCCCTATAATGAGATAATGGATTCGCAATAAATGCGAGACATGACGAGATCCTAATGAAATTAATATCCGTTCAATATGATGACACGCCTCGGGCGTGTTGAATAAATAAGCGCTTTATAGGGGTAAATCCATTACAAAATCCTAAGCCTAAACGACGTAAGCTAACTACAGGCCCAAAGGAATTACCGAATAAGCGTTTAAATCCTTCCATAAGCAATATAATTTGCCATACAGCTGCCTTACGTTCGCGTTGATAAGCACCTAATGCCTTTTTCGAACAAAGGCCACCAGAAAAAGCATCCAAGCACTGAAGCCAAGAATTTACATCCGCTAATCCAACATTTAAGCCTAAACCCGCCAAAGGATGAATTGTATGTGCTGCATCCCCAAGAAGCAGCCAACGCTTACCTGCATATTGGTGTGCATGCCTCATATATAAAGAGAATTGATGGCGCGCACTAATGACTTCTACTTTACCTAATCGCTTCGCAAAAGCCTGGGTAAGTGATTTATTAAATTCGTGATCAGAGAGACTCATTAATTCTTTCGCATGATTAGGCTTAGTGGACCAAACTATGGAACATTGATGTGGATCTGCAAGAGGTAAAAATGCCAAGGGACCATCAGGGTGAAACACTTGATAAGCAGTTTGCTTGTGTTTCTTTTCAGTAAACACGGTTGCAACCAAAGCCTGTTGGTCATAAGACCAACAGGTTAATGCAACTTTTAGTTTTTTCCGTATTGGAGACTGAGCTCCATCTGCGATCATTAAGAGCAGCCCTTTCCAGCTTTGCTTCATGTTGCTTGCCGTAACCCCATCATCATCAAACTTTATTTCCTCCACAAAACTATCTGGAAATAAATGAATTGTAGGATGCAACGCAATTTCTTTGAATAAAGCTCTCTTAAGCACTGACTCTTCCATGATAAAGCCCAAATTTTGCTCAGCAACATAGCGTGAATCAAAATCAATATGCGCACCACTTACTGAGTCCCAAACATGCATGCGACAATAAGGAGAAATCCTTGATTGCTCTAAATAGTGCCAAACATTTAATTGTTGTAAAAGCATTTGTGAGGCATGATTAATAGCATAAACACGAGTATCAACACCTGAGGTCTCCGTTTTTAATGACCCTGCATCAATAATAGCCACCGTATAGCCACGTTGCGCCATAGCTAAAGCGGAAACTAATCCCACGATGCCACCACCTACTACTAGTACATTAAATTCCAGACTCATTTTGTCTCCGAAAGTTTAAGCGGAGTGTGTTTTTGTGCCTCAGCTAGAGCAATTTCGCACACTAAATCGGGAATAGCTCCCCCAAAACCGCGTGCATATCGTGCTAAAAGATTTTTTAATACAGGAATATTATCCAGTGCCATCAATCCTAAACCCCGCATCAAACCGATACCGGGTAAACGGCTGGTAAATACTTGAATTAAACCATCAGTAAAGCAAGTAATTACTTTTTGATCGTGTGCTCTTAATTGCGCATAATGCAACAGCATTTCTGCGGTCAAGCCTTGCTCTGCGATGCATTGTGCTAACATTGCCACATCTCTAAGACCTAAATTAAATCCTTGGCCTGCAACAGGATGTAATGTATGTGCTGCATTACCCACAAAAACAATCGGCCAGCGAATTTGCTGGGGCATTAAAACTTGCTGCAGAGGATAAGAAAAACGTTTACCTATTTTATCAAAACGACCTACACGATATCCAAAAGCGTGTTGTAATTGTCTTAAAAAATCTGTGTCCGATAAAGACAACATATGCGCTGCCTCCTTAGGAGGCATTGCCCACACTAAAGACATTCGATCGTTTTGCATGGGTAAGAGCGCTAATGGACCATGAGCTGTAAATCGCTCATAGGCACGTTGCTGATGCGGCTTGAGTAAACCTACATTAGCAACAAGGGCATGCTGATTGTATTGTTTCACCTTCGTCGATAAATTACAAAAACGGCGCACCCCCGATTGGGTTCCATCTGCCGCGACAATAAAACGAGCCGCAATAGTAACTTCCCCCAAGTCAGTATGGACGGTCGCCAAGGATTTCTCATAATCTAAAGACTGTAATGTTGCGGGAGCTATAAGCTGATCTTGAGGTACTAATTGATGCAAAGCCTGGTTTATATGCTGCATTTCAACCACATAACCTAAAGGTTCATGCGCTTGACTTTGTAAGCGCGAAACACCGAAATGATGTTGATCTGAAACATGAATCATCTCTATAGGCGTTACATCGGCTTTAAGATGTTCCCAAACTCCAAGCATAGTAAGTATGCGTCGGCTAGCGGGTGATAACGCTAATGAACGAGCATCAAAATCGGGCTTTATTTTATCACTAAATGGTTTTGCTTCTACCAATAAGGTTCGATAACCTAATCCTTGCAAAGCAAGCATTAAAGTTGCACCTGTTAATCCCCCACCAATAACCAGTATATCAATTTCTTTTTTAATCACGCATTAATGCCTCAATTTCATGCACCTCTACAGGCAAAGCTGCAGTTATTACCTCATGGCCTGTTTTAGTCACGACTACATCATCTTCAATACGTACTCCTATACCCCACCAGCGTTCATCTACTCCAGGTGTGTTAGGACTAATGTATAAACCAGGCTCTACGGTTAAAACCATCCCCGGTTCCAAAGGACGCCATTCACCATTAATTTTATAAAGACCAATATCATGTACATCCAAGCCCAACCAATGCCCTGAATTATGCATATAGAAAGGTTTATAGGCTTCTTTAGCAAGCAATTCGTCTACATTTCCTTGCAGAATTCCTAATTCACATAAGCCTTCTGTTAAAATACGTAACATAATTTGTTGTATTTCATTCCACGGAAGCCCTGGTTTCACTGCCGCAATTCCTGATTTTTGTGCCCTAAGCACTAATTCATAAATTTTTTTCTGTTCCAAACTAAATTTCCCATTTACCGGGAAAGTTCGCGTGATATCAGCAGCATAATTTTCATACTCACCACCCGCATCAATTAAAACCAGATCGCCTTGGCGTAAGGGTTTATTATTATCCGTATAATGCAAAATACACGCATTCTCACCTCCCCCAACAATAGGATCATAAGCGACACTACGACAGCCTTGACGGCTAAATTCATAAATAAGTTCCGCTTCTAACTGATATTCATACTCCAAATGCTTACAACGGCGCATAGCCTGTTCATGGGCTTTAACAGAAATACGTGCTGCTCGACGCATTAGCTCCAATTCAGCCTCACTTTTAAATAACCGCATTTCACCTAAGATGGGTTCTAAATCACACAATTGCTCAGGTACTTTTACACCGCGACGTACCTGACCTTTCACTTTTTCCAAGGCCTGCATCATTATTTTTTCAACATCTAAATTTCGCGCAAGAGCGTAATAAATTGCTGTTTTCCCACTTAATAATTTAGGCAATTCGTCGGCAATAGACCCTATAGAAAAAGCAGCATCCATACCTAATTCAGACAAAGCACCCTCTTGGCCTAAACGTTTCCCTGTCCATTGTTCTTCCAATGGGTTGCGTGGCCGATTAAATAAAATACTCTGCGGATCTAAGCCCGAGATCAGTATTAACACTGCTTCAGGTTCATTGAAGCCGGTTAAATAATAAAAGTTACTTTCTTGACGGAAACGATAATGCGCATCTCCATTACGTATAGACTCATGAGCTGCTGGGATAATTGCAATACTTCCTTCAGGCAATTTTTGCGTTAACTCTCTTCTTCTTGCTTGATATTGTTGTTGAGAAATCATATCAAAATCCTTTATTAATGCGTTATTCCAGAATTTCCACTAGGCTCACCCATCACCAAGTCACTATACAAACGCAGCACTGCCATCCGAGTATATTCGCTCACTTCCATCAATGCACGTTCATCATCTTCACCCACATCTATGGTGTCACAGTCAAGCTCGGCAAACTCGATAAGGTGTTGAAATGCATCTTGTGCTTCTTCGTCATGAAATCGTTCGACACCAATACCTGCAAGTTTCAACGACTCAATAAACCCTTGACACCATTCACTAAAAGCTTGTGCCCGTACCAATAAGGGTTCATACTCATCAGGAAGCATCATTTCAAATCCAAAATCCAGGCTGCAAATTTGTTGCTGGCTTATTGAAAAAACAGCAAACATCGCTAAAACAGCATTGCGACTGGTTTCATCCTTTTTATTATTCAATAAGGCACGCAAATAAGCCTCACCTTGAATATCTGCGCCTGCACAAAGATAGCCACACATCGCTCCATGTAATAAACTGGCAGATATCTGTAATTTTAATACACTAATGTTATTGGAAAATTCGCCATAATTAGGCAAATGCAAATGTTCTTTCTCAGACATATTCAACTCATCTATTAAAGTAAACTCCATAATAACCGATTTAATGCAAGCGTTCACCCTACTAATTGCTGCTTGCAAGCAAAATTGTTACTATTCTTAGCATCCATTGGAATTATAAAGGTCTATTATTATGACTCATATGAAAACATGCACCATTAAATTGCTTAATGCAACTTATGAAATAAAGTGTCCTGAAGGCGAAGAGGCTAATTTACACCTTGCAGTACAGAAATTAAATAACCAAATCCTCATTAATAAAAAGAAATCAAAACAACTTGATAATCTGCAAACTTTACTACTTGCTGCTCTTGATATAAGCCATGAATTAATATTATGCAAAAATAAGCAGGCTTATCAGCAACATCAAGTAACTCAATTTATTACTTCATTAGAAAATAAAATCAATAAAATGGTTGATGGCGAATTATTAGAAAGTATTACAGAAACAGACTAGTTGTCTTTCTGAACGTATTTTAATTGCTGTAAAGTTCGTGCTAATTTTTACTTAAATATAATCCATTAAAGGGACTAAAAATGAGACGCCAATGGTATATAGGCTTTGGAGTAGCCCTATTAATTACTCTCGCATTTTTTATTATGCTGAGTGATATTAGGTGGTTTGTTGCTTTTCTTATCCCCGTTATAATCATATGGATCTATGATTTAGTACAAACGAAACATACCATTTTACGTAATTTTCCAGTTTTGGGCCATGTGCGCTATTTTTTAGAGTTCTTGCGCCCTGAAATCCAACAATATTTCATTGCAACTGATGAAAGTGAACTTCCATATAATCGTGAGACACGCTCACTTATCTATGAACGTGCCAAAAATACGCGCGACACCATACCCTATGGAACAGAGCGGGATATTTTAAGTGTGGGCTACACATGGGCATTACATTCTTTAGCACCAAAACATCATTCTGAAGTAGAATCCAGAATTGTCGTTGGAGGCCCTGACTGTTTACAACCTTATAATGCATCCCGATTTAATATCTCCGGGATGAGTTTTGGTTCCTTGTCAGGAAAGGCTATTATGGCCATGAATAAAGGAGCGATGATTGGTGGTTTTGCTCAATCCACTGGAGAAGGGGGATTAAGCCCCTATCATTTACAAGGGGGCGATATTGTATTTCAAATAGGAACTGCCTATTTTGGTTGTCGTGATGCACAAGGTAATTTTGATGAAAAAGAATTTGCCACAGAAGCAAACCGTAAAGAAGTAAAAATGATAGAGATTAAACTCTCTCAAGGTGCCAAACCCTCTCATGGTGGGATCTTGCCAGCAGCTAAACTTACTGCAGAAATCGCCAAAGCCAGAAAAGTTTCCATGGGTCAGGATGTAGTATCGCCGATTGCACATACCGCGTTTAGTACCCCCATTGGTTTGCTCCATTTCATAAAAAAATTACGTGATTTGTCTCATGGAAAACCTGTTGGATTCAAGCTATGTCTTGGGCGCAGAGACGAGTTTCTTGCAATCTGTAAAGCTATGTTAAAAACAAACATCCTACCTGACTTTATTACTGTTGACGGCGCCGAAGGAGGCACTGGAGCTGCGCCCGTGGAATACACCAATTTTATTGGTACCCCTTTAGAGGCTGGATTAGTTTTTGTGCATAATGCTTTAGTAGGAATTAATGTACGCGATAAAGTACGTATTATCTGTAGTGGTAAGGTGGCTAATGGTTTTGATTTGCTCACCAATATCGCCTTGGGAGCTGATATGTGTAATGCTGCAAGAGCAATGATGCTGGCTACGGGTTGTTTACAAACCAAGCAATGTAATGCCAACACCTGCCCAACAGGAGTAGCAACGCAAAGCAAACGCTTACAATATGGTTTAGTAGTGGATGATAAAAAATACCGAGTTGCAAATTTCCATAAAAATACCATGAAAAGCTTTTTAGAAATGGTCGGATCGTTAGGCTTAGACAATCCCAGTGATTTGAAACCCAACCATATTATGAGAAGAGTGAGTGTGCAAGAAGTTAAGTCTTTTAATGAGATCTACGAATACCTTACACCAGGACA from Legionella sainthelensi carries:
- a CDS encoding FAD-dependent oxidoreductase; the protein is MSLEFNVLVVGGGIVGLVSALAMAQRGYTVAIIDAGSLKTETSGVDTRVYAINHASQMLLQQLNVWHYLEQSRISPYCRMHVWDSVSGAHIDFDSRYVAEQNLGFIMEESVLKRALFKEIALHPTIHLFPDSFVEEIKFDDDGVTASNMKQSWKGLLLMIADGAQSPIRKKLKVALTCWSYDQQALVATVFTEKKHKQTAYQVFHPDGPLAFLPLADPHQCSIVWSTKPNHAKELMSLSDHEFNKSLTQAFAKRLGKVEVISARHQFSLYMRHAHQYAGKRWLLLGDAAHTIHPLAGLGLNVGLADVNSWLQCLDAFSGGLCSKKALGAYQRERKAAVWQIILLMEGFKRLFGNSFGPVVSLRRLGLGFCNGFTPIKRLFIQHARGVSSY
- a CDS encoding FMN-binding glutamate synthase family protein; translation: MRRQWYIGFGVALLITLAFFIMLSDIRWFVAFLIPVIIIWIYDLVQTKHTILRNFPVLGHVRYFLEFLRPEIQQYFIATDESELPYNRETRSLIYERAKNTRDTIPYGTERDILSVGYTWALHSLAPKHHSEVESRIVVGGPDCLQPYNASRFNISGMSFGSLSGKAIMAMNKGAMIGGFAQSTGEGGLSPYHLQGGDIVFQIGTAYFGCRDAQGNFDEKEFATEANRKEVKMIEIKLSQGAKPSHGGILPAAKLTAEIAKARKVSMGQDVVSPIAHTAFSTPIGLLHFIKKLRDLSHGKPVGFKLCLGRRDEFLAICKAMLKTNILPDFITVDGAEGGTGAAPVEYTNFIGTPLEAGLVFVHNALVGINVRDKVRIICSGKVANGFDLLTNIALGADMCNAARAMMLATGCLQTKQCNANTCPTGVATQSKRLQYGLVVDDKKYRVANFHKNTMKSFLEMVGSLGLDNPSDLKPNHIMRRVSVQEVKSFNEIYEYLTPGQLLSSDIPESYRAHWEAADPEKF
- the ubiH gene encoding 2-octaprenyl-6-methoxyphenyl hydroxylase — translated: MIKKEIDILVIGGGLTGATLMLALQGLGYRTLLVEAKPFSDKIKPDFDARSLALSPASRRILTMLGVWEHLKADVTPIEMIHVSDQHHFGVSRLQSQAHEPLGYVVEMQHINQALHQLVPQDQLIAPATLQSLDYEKSLATVHTDLGEVTIAARFIVAADGTQSGVRRFCNLSTKVKQYNQHALVANVGLLKPHQQRAYERFTAHGPLALLPMQNDRMSLVWAMPPKEAAHMLSLSDTDFLRQLQHAFGYRVGRFDKIGKRFSYPLQQVLMPQQIRWPIVFVGNAAHTLHPVAGQGFNLGLRDVAMLAQCIAEQGLTAEMLLHYAQLRAHDQKVITCFTDGLIQVFTSRLPGIGLMRGLGLMALDNIPVLKNLLARYARGFGGAIPDLVCEIALAEAQKHTPLKLSETK
- a CDS encoding cell division protein ZapA yields the protein MTHMKTCTIKLLNATYEIKCPEGEEANLHLAVQKLNNQILINKKKSKQLDNLQTLLLAALDISHELILCKNKQAYQQHQVTQFITSLENKINKMVDGELLESITETD
- the pepP gene encoding Xaa-Pro aminopeptidase gives rise to the protein MISQQQYQARRRELTQKLPEGSIAIIPAAHESIRNGDAHYRFRQESNFYYLTGFNEPEAVLILISGLDPQSILFNRPRNPLEEQWTGKRLGQEGALSELGMDAAFSIGSIADELPKLLSGKTAIYYALARNLDVEKIMMQALEKVKGQVRRGVKVPEQLCDLEPILGEMRLFKSEAELELMRRAARISVKAHEQAMRRCKHLEYEYQLEAELIYEFSRQGCRSVAYDPIVGGGENACILHYTDNNKPLRQGDLVLIDAGGEYENYAADITRTFPVNGKFSLEQKKIYELVLRAQKSGIAAVKPGLPWNEIQQIMLRILTEGLCELGILQGNVDELLAKEAYKPFYMHNSGHWLGLDVHDIGLYKINGEWRPLEPGMVLTVEPGLYISPNTPGVDERWWGIGVRIEDDVVVTKTGHEVITAALPVEVHEIEALMRD
- a CDS encoding UPF0149 family protein, with translation MSEKEHLHLPNYGEFSNNISVLKLQISASLLHGAMCGYLCAGADIQGEAYLRALLNNKKDETSRNAVLAMFAVFSISQQQICSLDFGFEMMLPDEYEPLLVRAQAFSEWCQGFIESLKLAGIGVERFHDEEAQDAFQHLIEFAELDCDTIDVGEDDERALMEVSEYTRMAVLRLYSDLVMGEPSGNSGITH